The stretch of DNA GGTATTATTAACGAACGAAATTCAGAGAATGGACACGTAGATTATGAAAAGCATTGGTGGCAGCATGCAGAGGCACTTGTTGGTTTAATGAATGCTTATACCATTTCAAACGACGAGAAATTTATTTCCCCAATATTTACGATATGGGAATTCATTAAAAAAAATCTAATCGATCATCAAAACGGAGAATGGTTCTGGAAAGTAGATAAAGAAGGCGTACCAGATAAAAGTCAGGAAAAAATTGGCTTTTGGAAATGCCCTTACCATAACTCAAGAGCTTGTTTTGAAATGATTAATAGAATAAATTCCATAAGCAATATAAATGCATAAAAAAGTAAAAGCCTTAAAAGTTAAAAAAGAGTTAGACATGAAAAAATTAGTACAAATAATTCTTATAATCTGTTTTTCGTTACATGGTGTAAATGCACAAAATGGGATTAAAAATTTTATTACAGTAGATGGCCACAGATTAATGAATGGGGATCAGGAATTTAGATTTGTTTCATTCAATGTGCCTACATTAAATTATAACGAAGATGTTTTCGATTTCAATAGAATGTACCCATATTCGTTGCCTACAGAATATGAAATCAGAGATGTTTTTGAAACAGTAAAGCAGGTTGGTGGTCAAGTTATTAGAATGTACACTATACCAGTGCGGTTAGAAAATGAATCACCTGAAGCCCCTACTTATGTTGAAGGCCCGGGTGAGTTTGTAGAAGAGTCATTCAAAACCATGGATTTGGTTTTAAAGTTAGCAAACGAGTATAATATTCGCATTATATTTTCTACATTAAATAACTTTCGCTGGATGGGAGGAAGACCACAATATGCTGGTTTTAGAGGAAAAACACCAGAAGAATTCTATACTGATAAACAACTAATCAAAGATTATAAAAAAACATTAAAACATGTTGTTACACGTGTAAATACACTAACAGGCGTTGCTTATAAAGATGATAAGTCTATTCTGTGTTGGGAAACTGGAAATGAACTAACAAGCACGCCAGAGTGGACTGCCAATATAGCTAAGTACATTAAAAAGCTAGATAAAAATCACCTGATTATGGATGGTTATTTTGCATTTGATGACGACCCGGTTAGACAATCTTCTATTGACGATCCAAATATCGATATTATAAGCTCTCATCACTACGAATTAAATGCTAGGGATTTTTATAGAAACGTACAGAGTAACATTAAAATTGTTAACAAACAAAAACCTTACGTCATTGGTGAATATGGTTTTGTAAGTACGACGGCCATGGGAAAATGTATAGATGATGTTATCGATTCCAGTGTGTGCGGTATTTTAATTTGGGGCTTACGTGGACATCGTGAAGGAGGTGGATTTTATTGGCATTCAGAACCTTTAGGCTATGGTCGTTATAAATCATACCATTGGCCTGGGTTTAATAGTGGATATGAGTACGACGAAGAAAACTTTTTTAGTTTAATGCGTAAAAAAGCAGCACGTATTTCTAACACGACACCACCTCAATTATCGCAACCCAAAGCACCTGAACTATTACCAATTGAGCATACTTCAAGAATATCATGGAATGGTTCTACTGGAGCATCAGGATATAATATATATCGTTCTCAAATGGAAGAAGGGGAGTATAAATTAGTGGGATATAATGTATCTGACGCTAAAAATCAATATGTTCCATTATTTCAAGATGTAAATGTTGAATTGGGAAAATCATATTATTACAAGATATCTGCTCTAAACAAGTACGGTGAATCTAATTTTTCAAATATTATTGGACCAGTTGAGGTTAATTCTTATGCCTTAATTGATAACATGAATAATTTTGGAAAAGTATTTTATTCAACTGAAGGCATCACTTTAGAAACCAAAAATGATCGCATTTTTAAAGAAGATATGCATCGTTTTAAAGGAGATAAAAAAGAAGAAGTTGTCTACTATGTTCCAGGAAATTTAAAAAGAATCAAGATTTATTCTTTCTGTAAAGAAGATATAGAAAACTTAAAATTGTCACTTTCAGGTAATAATGAAACGTATAAAGAACAAAACATAAAACCAGAAAGCTATAATACAGGAAAAGGCGATTATGGATATTGGATTCCTATTTTACACGATTTTGAAGTGACTGAAATAGAAAACTCAAGCTATTTAAAAATTAATTTTAATAGTGAAACCCAGATGAGTAGAATAGAATTGTATTATGAATAAAATGGATCAAGTTTTTTTAAAGCTTGCATCTTAAAACTCCTATTGGAGCAGTAATTACTAAAAGTATCGAATTGATGAGTCAAAAAATTAGACTAAAAGAAAAAATAGGTTACGGATTTGGAGATTTTGCATCCTCCATGTTTTGGAAGTTGTTTTCCATGTTTTTAATGATCTATTATACCGATGTTTTTGGGCTTACACCAGCATCTGTGGGAGTTATGTTTTTACTAACTCGTATTTGGGATAGTATTAACGATCCTTTAATGGGGGTTTTATGTGACCGTACAAATACCAAACATGGGAAATTCAGACCCTATTTACTTTGGATGGCCATTCCATTTGGAGCCATAGGGATTTTAACATTCTTAGGACCAGATTTTGGTATGACAGGAAAACTGATATATGCCTATATTACCTATACCTTGATGATGATGGTGTATACAGCTGTAAATGTACCATATTCTTCTTTGTTGGGAGTGATGTCATCAGAACCAAAAGAACGAAACTCACTAGCGACATTCCGCTTTATTGGTGCATTCGCAGGAGGTATTTTTGTGACATCCACAGCCGCTTATTTTATCGGATTATTCAAAGAGGCTGGCGCTAATGAAGCGCAGGGATATCAGTATACCATATCTATATATGCCGCTCTAGCCTCTATTTTATTTATACTGACCTACAAATGGACAAAAGAGCGTGTAAAACCAACTCAAAAAGAACCATCATCGCTTAGAGATGATTTAAAAGACCTTTCTAAAAACGCCTCTTGGTTTATTATGATCGGTGCTGGTGTCGCAACGCTAATATTCAACTCGCTAAGAGATGGCTCTATGATGTATTATTTTAAGTATTATGTGAAGAGCCAAGAGGTATCTGGTTTTGGTGAAGTAGGTTGGGAAAAATTAGCAGCCACCTATATGACTATGTGGTTGGTATCTAATATTATAGGCGTTTTGTTGGCAACACCTGTGGCTAATAAAATTGGTAAAAAGCAAACATTTATGGGGGCTATGTTTTTAGCAGCAGCCATGAGCATTTGTTTTGGGTAACTCCAGATCAAGTATTGTTACTTTACGGATTAAACATTTTTATTGGAATTTCTGCTGGTATTGTATTGCCACTAATTTGGTCTATGTATGCAGATATTTCTGATTACTCAGAATGGAAAAATGGAAGAAGAGCGACGGGACTTATCTTTTCGTCATCATCAATGTCTCAAAAAATGGGATGGACTGTTGGTGGCGCTATTGCAGGATGGATACTTTCAGCCTATGGGTTCGAGGCAAATGTAGATCAATCTACTGAATCAATTTCAGGTATTCGTTTAATGCTTAGCGTATTTCCTGCGATAGGCGCATTATTATCAGCCCTTTTTATGTATTTCTATAAGTTGGATGATAAATTCATGAAAAAAGTGAATGCAGAATTGGCTATAAAAAGAGAAGATGCCCAAGACAAATGAGAACTAATATCTATGTGCTTTTAGGAGTACCTAAAAACGGCCATAAAATATAAACCTTTAAGCTATGATTTCATTTATAGTATCTATTGCCATATTAATAATCGGATATTTTGTTTATGGCAAATTTGTAGAGAAGGTCTTTGGTGTTGACAAAAAAGCAGTTACACCAGCGATTCGATTGCGCGATGATGTTGATTTTGTACCATTACCAACATGGCGTATTTTTTTAATTCAATTTTTAAACATTGCTGGGCTGGGCCCCATATTTGGAGCTATAGCAGGTGCTATGTTTGGGCCATCTGCATTTTTATGGATTGTACTGGGAAGTATTTTTGCAGGTGCTACACACGATTATTTTTCAGGCATGCTTTCAGTGCGTTATGATGGACTAAGTATAAGCGAAATCGTTGGTATTTATCTGGGTCTCAAATTTAAAAAATTCATGCGCTTTTTTACGGTGATTCTATTAATTTTTGTAGGCACCGTATTTTTAGTAGGACCTGCCAAGATTATTGATGGCATGACAGGAAATACTTGGAATGTTTGGGGTTGGGTACTGGTTATTCTGGTATATTATATTTTATCAACACTATTACCAATAGATAAACTCATTAGTAAACTCTATCCCATTTTTGGGCTGGCCATGCTTATTATGGCTCTAGGTTTGGGGGTTGCCCTATTATCAGGAACCTATGATATCCCGGAAATAATACCGGAAAATTTGGTTAATATGAAAACCAATCCAGACGAAAACCCATTATTTCCTATCCTATTTATAACCATTGCGTGCGGCGCCATTTCAGGGTTTCATGCGACGCAATCACCTTTAATGGCGCGTTGTATAAAGAATGAATCC from Flavivirga spongiicola encodes:
- a CDS encoding glycoside hydrolase 5 family protein produces the protein MKKLVQIILIICFSLHGVNAQNGIKNFITVDGHRLMNGDQEFRFVSFNVPTLNYNEDVFDFNRMYPYSLPTEYEIRDVFETVKQVGGQVIRMYTIPVRLENESPEAPTYVEGPGEFVEESFKTMDLVLKLANEYNIRIIFSTLNNFRWMGGRPQYAGFRGKTPEEFYTDKQLIKDYKKTLKHVVTRVNTLTGVAYKDDKSILCWETGNELTSTPEWTANIAKYIKKLDKNHLIMDGYFAFDDDPVRQSSIDDPNIDIISSHHYELNARDFYRNVQSNIKIVNKQKPYVIGEYGFVSTTAMGKCIDDVIDSSVCGILIWGLRGHREGGGFYWHSEPLGYGRYKSYHWPGFNSGYEYDEENFFSLMRKKAARISNTTPPQLSQPKAPELLPIEHTSRISWNGSTGASGYNIYRSQMEEGEYKLVGYNVSDAKNQYVPLFQDVNVELGKSYYYKISALNKYGESNFSNIIGPVEVNSYALIDNMNNFGKVFYSTEGITLETKNDRIFKEDMHRFKGDKKEEVVYYVPGNLKRIKIYSFCKEDIENLKLSLSGNNETYKEQNIKPESYNTGKGDYGYWIPILHDFEVTEIENSSYLKINFNSETQMSRIELYYE
- a CDS encoding carbon starvation CstA family protein, yielding MISFIVSIAILIIGYFVYGKFVEKVFGVDKKAVTPAIRLRDDVDFVPLPTWRIFLIQFLNIAGLGPIFGAIAGAMFGPSAFLWIVLGSIFAGATHDYFSGMLSVRYDGLSISEIVGIYLGLKFKKFMRFFTVILLIFVGTVFLVGPAKIIDGMTGNTWNVWGWVLVILVYYILSTLLPIDKLISKLYPIFGLAMLIMALGLGVALLSGTYDIPEIIPENLVNMKTNPDENPLFPILFITIACGAISGFHATQSPLMARCIKNESLGRKVFYGAMITEGIVALIWAAAAMVVFDNVEGLNGAMANNGNNAAWAANEISLSMLGKTGGILALLGIVAAPITSGDTAFRSARIILADSFNFEQKKLLNRLYLSIPLFVIAFVLTQIDFAIIWRYFAWSNQTLATIVLWTITVYLVKENKNRWITLVPALFMTMVCSTYILIAKEGFELGSKLAYGLGALVTILSYALFRRYISNLQLSIFNTN